The genomic stretch CGAGATACGCGACCGTTGACACCGGGGTACTCAGGTAAAGCACACTCCTCTCCCCAAGAGCAAACGCCGACGATAACGTCGTTGTGTAGGAGAGGACCCCCTGAGTCGCCCAGGCATTGGTCGCGACCGCCGACATCGAGCCAACCAGAGCACAACATGCTGTCAGTGATGACGCGTCCTATCATGGCATAACGGCTTCTACAGATTTCCTGGTTAACCGTCCAAACTTGGACATGACGAAGCTGTTCGGAAGGTGGTCCATTCAACTGAaagatttttcataatttaattatttaaacacattATATTAGGCAGTCATCAAACGTTGAAGCGGTTTCTAATCGAGAGCATTTGCCTATATTGACACAACAGTGTGTTTCTGAAAGAATTCACACTGTTGTAACAATACAGGGGAAAATGTGTccataaattttgaataaagtctGTAACCAACTCTAGCACGACGTGTGTGCGTTTGTCGAATCCAATATGGGCATTATATAAGCGTTTAAGCCATACTAAGAATTGCTGTTTTGTGATAGAGTgtctgatgagcgggtggtacctactaaatatccaaaaaaaaagcaaaatgcCCCACCTACCTACATATAAAACTAGGTAATAAGTACAAgaagttaatataaaacttacatCAATAAGTCCCCATCCGATGGCCCACACGGCCTGATTGTCAGCCACATCGTAATTAGGGCCTGCGATGCTGCCCGGACGCACGTTATTGTTAAAAGAGAACACCCCGTTAACTCTTACGACTGCGACATCATAATCAAGGGTAAA from Vanessa cardui chromosome 1, ilVanCard2.1, whole genome shotgun sequence encodes the following:
- the LOC124529570 gene encoding trypsin, alkaline A-like → MRAVFILALGLALAVASTTAKRIIGGSVTSIDRYPFAAAMLRSPSGTGTFWQACGGSIINNRAVLTAAHCFNWEPFTNQWRIRVGSTNANSGGVVFTTNIIINHPSYNRFTLDYDVAVVRVNGVFSFNNNVRPGSIAGPNYDVADNQAVWAIGWGLIDLNGPPSEQLRHVQVWTVNQEICRSRYAMIGRVITDSMLCSGWLDVGGRDQCLGDSGGPLLHNDVIVGVCSWGEECALPEYPGVNGRVSRFSSWIQNNA